A window of the Oncorhynchus kisutch isolate 150728-3 linkage group LG12, Okis_V2, whole genome shotgun sequence genome harbors these coding sequences:
- the ndufb1 gene encoding NADH dehydrogenase [ubiquinone] 1 beta subcomplex subunit 1, with protein sequence MVNFAALMRDHWVNIFVPLGFVIGIYMDRAQDQKLTAFRNKSALYSRELKPGEEVTWK encoded by the exons ATGGTGAACTTTGCTGCCCTGATGCGTGACCATTGGGTTAACATATTTGTCCCCCTTGGCTTTGTTATCGGGATCTACATGGACAGAGCACAGGACCAGAAGCTGACCGCTTTCAGGAACAAAAGCGCATTGTACAGCAG GGAGCTGAAGCCTGGCGAGGAAGTCACCTGGAAGTAG